The following nucleotide sequence is from Streptomyces leeuwenhoekii.
CACCGCCATTCGCCTCGCAAAGGTCGCCTGACCTCCGGGTTCCACCGCTCCGGGTGGGGAGCGGGGGCAGCGGGGGCGGCAGCGGTGCCAGGTGCCCGGTGAGGCGCGGGACGCGCTGAGGATCCCGATAATGACGGGCAAGTCGTACTTGGTATGCCTCGGCGAGAGCTTTGAAATTCTGCTTCAACTCCGTTGAAGTGCCTCTGCACTTGGGGGGCTTAGCGTTGGATCATCAGAGCCCCCCAACTCCCCACCATCCCTGGCTCCTTCCAGGTACTTCTTGCTCCTTCTCGTGCTGCTTGCGCGGCACTTCTGCGTGCCTCCGGACAGGAGATGTGATGCTGTATATACCGAATCGCTTCCGGCTGCCCACTTACTTTTCCGTCCTGCGTTCCTGCGCCGAGGAATCCTGTGCGAGCGCCCGCTCGGCCGCGCTGTCCTTTTCCGCCTGGTCGCGCGGCGATCTGGCGGAGGCCGTAGGGCTGGCCGCCGCCTCCGGGCGCACGCCGTCCGGCTGCGAGGAGAACTGCTTGGCTCTGGCGGAGGTCTGGCACGCCGCCCTGCTGATCCGCGTCCGGGAGACCGACGCCGCGGAGGCGCTGCTCGCCGCGGCCGGAACGGCGCCGGGCGGCGGGCCCGGCAGCACCGGCGGGATCGCCGCCGCCCGGCTGATGTGCGCGGCGGAACTCGCTTTCGTGCGCGGCGACGTGGACGCGGCCGCGGAGCTGGCGGGCCGGGGCGTGCGCGCGGCACGGCAGGCCGGGCTGACCTGTCTGCTGCCCGACGCGCACACCGTGCTCGCCCTCGGCGCCCTGCGGCAGGGCAGCATGAGCGTCAGCCTGGACTTCGCCAACCGGCTGCGCGACGACGCCCTGCTCGGCCAGACCCTGCACAGCCCCGGTCAGTGCGCCTGGGCGGCGGCCCAGCTCATGGAGGTCCAGGGCGGTGCGGCGAGCGCCGCGCATCTCATCGCGGGGATCGTCCTGGACGACGAGCTGCTGCGGGAACTGCTGGCCGCGCAGCCGGCGGCCGCGGCCTGGCTGGTCCGCGCCGCGTGCGCGCTGGGCGATGTGCCGCTCGCCCAGCGGGTCGCCGAGGAGGCCACCGCGCTGGCCGGACGCAACGACGGGCTGCGGTCGGTGGCCGCGGCGGCGGCCCACTCCGCCGGGCTGCTGGCGCAGGACCCGGAGCGGGTGCTGGCCGCGGCGGCGGCGCATCGCGACCCGTGGGCCGCCGCCTCCGCGTGCGAGGACGCCGGGAGGCTGCTCGCCGCGCACGGCGAGGAGCCGGACCGGGCGGTCGAGGCGCTGGAGCGGGCCGTGGACGGGTACACGCGGGCCGGGTCCCCGCGCGATGCCCGCAGGGTGGTGAGCAGGCTCCGCGCGCTGGGTGTGCGCCGCGGACGCTACCCGCAGTACGCCGGGCACGACCGGGCGAGCGCGGAGTCCCTCACCAACACGGAGGCGGCCGTGGCGGAACTGGTCAGCCACGGCTTCACCAACTCCC
It contains:
- a CDS encoding LuxR family transcriptional regulator is translated as MLYIPNRFRLPTYFSVLRSCAEESCASARSAALSFSAWSRGDLAEAVGLAAASGRTPSGCEENCLALAEVWHAALLIRVRETDAAEALLAAAGTAPGGGPGSTGGIAAARLMCAAELAFVRGDVDAAAELAGRGVRAARQAGLTCLLPDAHTVLALGALRQGSMSVSLDFANRLRDDALLGQTLHSPGQCAWAAAQLMEVQGGAASAAHLIAGIVLDDELLRELLAAQPAAAAWLVRAACALGDVPLAQRVAEEATALAGRNDGLRSVAAAAAHSAGLLAQDPERVLAAAAAHRDPWAAASACEDAGRLLAAHGEEPDRAVEALERAVDGYTRAGSPRDARRVVSRLRALGVRRGRYPQYAGHDRASAESLTNTEAAVAELVSHGFTNSQVGERLFISGHTVAFHLKKIFRKMNVTSRVELTRAWSRMSGGEG